The following are encoded in a window of Kitasatospora fiedleri genomic DNA:
- a CDS encoding N,N-dimethylformamidase beta subunit family domain-containing protein, whose translation MRFEVTAGDGGPLTGRVLVTDVVAGRVRAAADLRGTHWELTVPAHWPSSLYRASFHDLRPEEPEPERDAEHEVWFAVRAARPAAPILVSVPFATWRAYHRAGQPGRSLYYAEQPDRAARVALDAPGGGPPPERWEEPLLHWLHRTGRPVEFCSGFDLDDGDALLSAHRLLVVNGHDEYWTAGMRDSVEGFVRRGGNLAVFAGNTAWWQIRLEDGGRTLVCHRDAAADPVAATDPARATVEWSSAPVDRPENTMTGVSFRNGAGAWGEGMAVIGEEAYTVRFADHWVFEGTGLSDGDTFARGALGYETDAAELDWSLGVPRPTGRDGTPRSFAVLATADLRHWRSYGQGGWATLGVHRLGAGTVFNAATINWGRALDDPAVDRVTRNVLDRLSGTVPAPRWHTVGPAPALRGLAACEGTLFALAADGRTLLHREPSEQNLPWRPCADPAPAELRCLTAPREACHPVPLALLAVTTGDRLVHRDPVTGPAPWRDAGPVPAGTSALALCDATLFALTPHDDTLHHRPAQLPDAPWTALGGAGKATALTVLNARLYALGPDGLLSRPPVRTDEPFRPAAPFPPATALAAHAGRLLAATPPGRLISHPPA comes from the coding sequence ATGCGCTTCGAGGTGACCGCCGGCGACGGCGGCCCGCTCACCGGACGGGTCCTGGTCACCGACGTGGTGGCCGGCCGGGTGCGCGCCGCCGCGGACCTCCGGGGCACCCACTGGGAGCTCACCGTCCCCGCGCACTGGCCGAGTTCGCTCTACCGGGCCAGCTTCCACGACCTGCGCCCCGAGGAGCCCGAGCCGGAACGCGACGCCGAGCACGAGGTGTGGTTCGCCGTCCGGGCCGCCCGCCCGGCCGCCCCGATCCTGGTCTCCGTCCCGTTCGCCACCTGGCGGGCCTACCACCGGGCCGGCCAGCCCGGCCGCAGCCTCTACTACGCCGAACAGCCCGACCGGGCCGCCCGGGTGGCGCTGGACGCCCCCGGCGGCGGCCCGCCGCCCGAGCGCTGGGAGGAACCGCTGCTGCACTGGCTGCACCGCACCGGCCGCCCGGTCGAGTTCTGCTCCGGATTCGACCTGGACGACGGCGACGCACTGCTCTCCGCCCACCGGCTGCTGGTGGTCAACGGCCACGACGAGTACTGGACCGCCGGGATGCGCGACAGCGTCGAGGGCTTCGTCCGCCGCGGCGGCAACCTCGCCGTGTTCGCCGGGAACACCGCCTGGTGGCAGATCCGGCTGGAGGACGGCGGACGCACCCTGGTCTGCCACCGGGACGCCGCCGCCGACCCCGTCGCCGCCACCGACCCCGCCCGGGCCACCGTCGAGTGGTCCTCCGCGCCGGTCGACCGCCCGGAGAACACCATGACCGGCGTCAGCTTCCGCAACGGCGCGGGCGCCTGGGGCGAGGGCATGGCCGTCATCGGCGAGGAGGCGTACACCGTCCGGTTCGCCGACCACTGGGTGTTCGAGGGCACCGGCCTGTCCGACGGCGACACCTTCGCCCGCGGCGCCCTCGGCTACGAGACCGACGCCGCCGAACTCGACTGGTCCCTCGGCGTCCCCCGGCCCACCGGCCGCGACGGCACCCCGCGCTCCTTCGCCGTCCTCGCCACCGCCGACCTGCGCCACTGGCGCAGCTACGGCCAGGGCGGCTGGGCCACCCTGGGCGTGCACCGGCTCGGCGCCGGGACGGTCTTCAACGCGGCCACCATCAACTGGGGCCGGGCGCTGGACGACCCGGCCGTCGACCGGGTCACCCGCAACGTCCTCGACCGGCTCTCCGGCACCGTCCCCGCCCCCCGCTGGCACACCGTCGGCCCGGCCCCCGCGCTGCGCGGCCTCGCCGCCTGCGAGGGCACCCTGTTCGCCCTCGCCGCCGACGGACGCACCCTGCTGCACCGCGAACCGTCCGAGCAGAACCTGCCCTGGCGGCCCTGCGCCGACCCCGCCCCCGCCGAACTGCGCTGCCTGACCGCCCCCCGCGAAGCCTGCCACCCCGTCCCGCTCGCCCTGCTCGCCGTGACCACCGGGGACCGCCTCGTCCACCGCGACCCCGTCACCGGCCCCGCCCCCTGGCGGGACGCCGGACCGGTGCCCGCCGGGACGAGCGCCCTCGCCCTGTGCGACGCCACCCTGTTCGCCCTCACCCCGCACGACGACACCCTGCACCACCGCCCCGCCCAGCTCCCCGACGCGCCCTGGACGGCGCTCGGCGGCGCCGGGAAGGCCACCGCCCTGACCGTCCTCAACGCCCGGCTGTACGCC